GATGCTGGCGGCCGGCGGTCCGGTCGACCTGGTGGCCGCGCTCGCGCTGCCGGTGCCCTCGCTGGTGATCTGCGAACTGCTCGGGGTGCCCTACGAGGACCACGACCGGTTCGAGCACTGGGCGTGGGGGATCATGAACCACGACATCAGTGACGAGGAGCGCGGTCTCGCGCACTACGAGCTGGACAAGTACGTCGACGGCCTGGTGACCCTGAAGGAGTCCGAGCCGGGCGACGACATGATCAGCCGGCTGATCGAGCTGAACCGGGCCGAGCCGGCCGTCGAGCACTCCGACATCGTGAGCATGGCGCGGCTGATGCTGGTCACGGGCCACGAGACGACGGCGAACATGATCGCCCTGGGCATGCTCGCGCTGCTGGAGCACCCCGAGCAGCTCGCCGCGGTCAAGGAGGAACCGGCGCTGCTGCCGCAGGCCGTCGAGGAGCTGCTGCGGTTCTTCAGCATCTCCGACGCGGGCACCGCGCGGGTGGCGACGGAAGACATTGAGATCGGCGGAAAGATCATCCGGGCCGGTGACGGCATCATGCCGCTGAACAACTCGGCGAACCACGACGAGAACGTGTTCCCGGACCCGGACCGGCTCGACGTGCGCCGGTCCACCCGCAGCCATCTGGCGTTCGGCTACGGCGTCCACCAGTGCATCGGGCAGAACCTCGCGCGCCTGGAGCTGGACGTCGTCTACAGCACCCTGCTGCGCCGGATTCCCACCCTGCGGCTGGAGAAGCCGTCCGACGAGCTGCGCTACAAGGACGACGCCATCGTCTGGGGCCTGTACGAGCTGCCGGTGAACTGGTAGGTCCGTCCCTCCCCCGCCGCCGTACGACGAGAACCAGAGCGAGAGTCAGAGAGGGCACCATGACCCAGCCAGCCGAACAGAACGCGGACACGGACGTCACCGGCCTGCCGGAGTTCCCGATGCGGCGCACCTGCCCCTTCGCGCCGCCGGAGGAGTACGCGAAGCTGCGTGCGAGCGAGCCCGTCTCGCGCGCCCAGCTGAAGGTGAACGGGAAGCCGACCTGGCTGCTGACCCGTCACGACCACGTCCGCAAGGTCCTGGGGGACTCGCGCGCGA
Above is a window of Streptomyces sp. NBC_01498 DNA encoding:
- a CDS encoding cytochrome P450, which gives rise to MNPAADRSGEAEHPPFPMTRSCPFAPPARYAELRENEPVSRASLKVNGKPAWLITRHDHVKQILADSRVSANLKLPGYPLQVPVPEEMLQSVPLTFLSMDPPDHTVQRRMLAPEFGLRQMRAMRPRVQEIVDERVDAMLAAGGPVDLVAALALPVPSLVICELLGVPYEDHDRFEHWAWGIMNHDISDEERGLAHYELDKYVDGLVTLKESEPGDDMISRLIELNRAEPAVEHSDIVSMARLMLVTGHETTANMIALGMLALLEHPEQLAAVKEEPALLPQAVEELLRFFSISDAGTARVATEDIEIGGKIIRAGDGIMPLNNSANHDENVFPDPDRLDVRRSTRSHLAFGYGVHQCIGQNLARLELDVVYSTLLRRIPTLRLEKPSDELRYKDDAIVWGLYELPVNW